From one Candidatus Methylacidiphilales bacterium genomic stretch:
- a CDS encoding MFS transporter, whose protein sequence is MGTLAYTTGGLILLFSWLLWGDFAYSFKERSIPTIVLSQLQRFHASDTLAALLTGALPQFLAMVLGPIVSCLSDHHRGRMGRRIPFLLAPTPIAVLSMVGLAFGPSIGHFLHQILGAHSPGLDICTLIVIGLFWGAFETAAIVVNAVYGALINDVVPHAVIGRFYGMFRAVSLLVAIFFFYSLVGKAESHFKWLFLGLGALYGVGFTMMCLKVKEGEYPPLPKMAGGLAENFAGGIKVYFRECFSNPYYLLFFGVIALSWMAFTPINLFSLFFAKSINMSMEAWGKYIALTYIISFILSYPLGALADRFHPVRMGLVTMGLYAAVALWGGLYARSAGTFAFALVAHGVLSGCWMTSTASLGQMLLPKAKFAQFASAMGLVSATGTMLVGPIVGQFLDHIHHVYRYTYLASSGLALLAFVSFVILYTQFMKLGGPKEYAAP, encoded by the coding sequence GTGGGAACTCTCGCCTACACCACAGGCGGGCTGATCCTTCTGTTTTCCTGGCTTCTTTGGGGCGATTTCGCGTACTCGTTCAAGGAGCGTTCGATACCGACAATCGTCCTGTCCCAACTCCAACGATTCCACGCATCCGATACCCTCGCCGCCCTTCTCACCGGCGCCCTGCCCCAATTCCTTGCGATGGTGCTTGGCCCGATTGTCAGTTGTCTCTCGGACCACCACCGCGGGCGCATGGGCCGCCGGATTCCATTTTTGCTCGCTCCCACTCCCATTGCCGTTCTTTCGATGGTCGGCCTGGCTTTCGGCCCTTCTATCGGACATTTCCTGCACCAGATACTGGGCGCACATTCCCCCGGCCTTGATATTTGCACCCTCATCGTCATCGGATTGTTCTGGGGGGCCTTTGAAACCGCGGCCATTGTCGTCAATGCCGTTTATGGCGCGCTCATCAACGACGTCGTGCCTCACGCTGTCATCGGACGCTTCTACGGCATGTTCAGGGCGGTGTCCTTGCTGGTGGCGATCTTTTTTTTCTATTCGCTGGTCGGAAAGGCGGAAAGCCATTTCAAGTGGCTTTTCCTCGGCCTCGGGGCGTTGTATGGCGTCGGCTTTACCATGATGTGCCTCAAGGTGAAGGAGGGCGAATATCCGCCTCTTCCAAAAATGGCAGGGGGCCTTGCCGAAAATTTTGCTGGCGGCATCAAGGTTTATTTTCGCGAATGCTTCAGCAATCCCTATTATCTCCTTTTTTTCGGCGTCATCGCACTGTCCTGGATGGCATTCACGCCGATCAACCTGTTCAGCCTGTTTTTTGCCAAGAGCATCAACATGAGCATGGAGGCCTGGGGAAAATATATCGCGCTGACCTACATTATCTCTTTCATCCTGTCTTATCCTCTCGGCGCGCTCGCGGACAGGTTCCATCCCGTCCGCATGGGACTGGTGACCATGGGACTCTACGCGGCGGTCGCTTTGTGGGGAGGGCTGTATGCCAGAAGCGCGGGCACGTTTGCCTTCGCACTTGTCGCGCACGGCGTGCTCTCGGGCTGCTGGATGACCTCGACCGCATCCCTCGGGCAAATGCTGTTGCCCAAGGCGAAATTTGCACAGTTCGCCTCGGCCATGGGCCTGGTCAGTGCCACCGGAACGATGCTGGTGGGCCCCATCGTCGGCCAGTTCCTCGACCATATTCATCACGTCTATCGTTATACCTATCTTGCCAGCTCCGGATTGGCTCTACTGGCGTTTGTGTCATTCGTCATCTTGTACACCCAATTTATGAAGCTCGGAGGGCCGAAAGAGTACGCGGCTCCATAG